The Mycolicibacterium doricum genome includes a region encoding these proteins:
- the eccD gene encoding type VII secretion integral membrane protein EccD codes for MTTTAAASTTTSVTPGRPSTTRVTILTGRRMTDLVLPAAAPIETYIDETVAVLAEILEDTPKDVLAGFDFAAQGVWTFARPGAPPMKAGESLDDAGVIDGSLLTLVSVSRTERYRPLVEDVIDAIAVLDESPEFDRAALNRFVGVSIPLVSVAITLMSLVSWDRTGQSLWWALALAVLGLGLLGGSLLAQNRYDNLNMAESLLIASLPALAGGAALAVPLPNGVGSPGAPQLAGAGAVVLLLTLATRGGPRKRAELAAFMAIATAALTAAAVAYGYGWEYWVPAGAVALGLIVLTNAAKLTVAVARIALPPIPAPGETVSNDELLDPVTSREGVDEESPTWQAIIASVPESAARLQERSVLAKQLLIGFLTAGALVLAVGAITVVVEGHFFVHSLIVAGLVAAICGFRSRLYAERWCAWALLAVTVVVPTGVMVRLCQWYPDDAWLILAIYTALAAVALVIIGATDGVRRVSPVTKRILELVDGAAIAAVIPLLLWIASVYDVLRNLRF; via the coding sequence TTGACCACCACCGCCGCAGCATCCACCACCACGAGCGTCACGCCCGGGCGGCCGTCGACCACCCGGGTGACGATCCTGACCGGCCGGCGAATGACCGACCTCGTGCTGCCTGCGGCGGCACCCATCGAGACCTACATCGACGAGACCGTCGCGGTGCTCGCCGAGATCCTCGAAGACACCCCGAAGGACGTGTTGGCGGGGTTCGACTTCGCCGCGCAGGGGGTGTGGACCTTCGCGCGTCCCGGCGCGCCGCCGATGAAGGCCGGCGAGTCCCTCGACGACGCGGGGGTGATCGACGGATCGTTGCTGACGCTGGTGTCGGTGAGCCGGACCGAACGCTACCGCCCGCTCGTCGAGGATGTGATCGACGCGATCGCGGTGCTCGACGAGTCACCGGAGTTCGACCGCGCCGCACTCAACCGCTTCGTCGGCGTGTCGATACCCCTTGTGTCCGTTGCCATCACGCTGATGTCCCTGGTCTCGTGGGACCGTACCGGGCAAAGCCTCTGGTGGGCGCTGGCGTTGGCGGTGCTCGGCCTCGGGCTCTTAGGGGGCAGCCTGCTGGCGCAGAACCGCTACGACAACCTCAACATGGCCGAAAGCCTGCTGATCGCCTCGTTGCCCGCGCTGGCCGGGGGCGCGGCGCTGGCCGTGCCGTTGCCCAACGGCGTCGGGTCGCCGGGCGCGCCGCAGCTGGCGGGAGCGGGCGCTGTGGTGCTGTTGCTGACGCTGGCCACCAGAGGGGGACCTCGAAAGCGGGCCGAGTTGGCGGCGTTCATGGCGATCGCCACGGCGGCGCTGACAGCGGCTGCGGTGGCGTACGGATACGGCTGGGAGTACTGGGTGCCCGCCGGTGCGGTCGCGTTAGGGCTCATCGTGCTGACCAATGCGGCGAAGCTGACCGTGGCGGTGGCCCGCATCGCCCTGCCCCCGATCCCCGCGCCCGGTGAGACGGTCAGCAACGACGAACTGCTCGACCCGGTGACCTCACGCGAAGGTGTCGACGAGGAATCGCCGACGTGGCAGGCGATCATCGCGTCGGTGCCCGAATCGGCGGCGCGCCTGCAGGAACGCAGCGTGCTGGCCAAGCAGTTGCTGATCGGCTTCCTCACCGCCGGTGCGCTCGTCCTCGCCGTCGGCGCGATCACGGTCGTCGTGGAGGGGCACTTCTTCGTCCACAGCCTGATCGTCGCCGGCCTGGTCGCCGCCATCTGCGGCTTCCGGTCCCGGTTGTACGCGGAGCGCTGGTGCGCATGGGCGCTGCTGGCGGTGACCGTCGTCGTCCCGACGGGCGTGATGGTCAGGCTGTGCCAGTGGTATCCCGACGACGCGTGGCTGATCCTCGCGATCTACACCGCGCTGGCTGCGGTGGCGCTGGTGATCATCGGCGCCACCGACGGTGTACGCCGCGTGTCGCCGGTGACCAAGAGGATTCTCGAACTGGTCGACGGGGCGGCGATCGCGGCGGTCATCCCGCTGCTGCTGTGGATCGCCAGCGTCTACGACGTGCTGCGCAACCTGCGTTTCTAG
- a CDS encoding WXG100 family type VII secretion target, which translates to MSEQVWNFAGIEGGAGEINGAVSTTQGLLDEGQASLGALAAVWGGSGSEAYQAVQARWDNTSAELNAALQNLAQTISEAGSTMAQTEAGVTGMFA; encoded by the coding sequence ATGTCGGAACAGGTATGGAACTTCGCGGGCATCGAGGGCGGCGCAGGTGAGATCAACGGCGCCGTCAGCACCACCCAGGGCTTGCTCGACGAGGGCCAGGCGTCCCTCGGCGCGCTGGCGGCCGTGTGGGGCGGTTCGGGTTCGGAGGCCTACCAGGCCGTCCAGGCCCGCTGGGACAACACCTCGGCCGAGCTCAACGCGGCCCTGCAGAACCTCGCCCAGACCATCAGCGAGGCAGGCTCCACCATGGCTCAGACCGAAGCCGGCGTCACCGGAATGTTCGCCTGA
- a CDS encoding PPE family protein: MALTGIPLPPTWTALPPEVNTGRLMAGAGPAPMLQAAAGWEALAVLLETQADELAASLANLSSMWTGSASERAVAATMPMVVWLRTTSAQAMKRALQAANQANSYTLAMATTPPLPEIEQNHVTHAVLEATNFLGVNAVPIGVNEFDYFVRMWNQAATAMNVYQAETQMNLLFEPIPPMTPIVIPGVGESAGAAAAAQAAARAPMGVARNGLVAKASATAKMESVGLNAGRAMAQGNMAAQRSQGAVQKGHNAAQQTGQQPQEQMMQQGVQMGVQMAGQIGSMVAQVPQQFGQMVQTPMQMLTQPLQQVSSIFGQLGGSLGGEKAQAQVGLIGAAPFSNHPLAGGSGASSGAGLVRAASLPGAGGSAARTPLMADLIGDKMGAAPVPVGAGAAAGPTVGGLAPVGGAGGGTGPMGMAGQGAKSGGSKPGLTAPAPLAHGLDEDDGDDW; this comes from the coding sequence ATGGCACTGACGGGCATACCCCTCCCACCGACCTGGACGGCGCTGCCGCCCGAGGTCAACACCGGCCGTTTGATGGCCGGAGCCGGCCCCGCGCCGATGCTGCAGGCCGCGGCCGGGTGGGAGGCGCTCGCCGTTCTGCTGGAGACCCAGGCCGACGAGCTCGCCGCCAGCCTGGCGAACCTGTCGTCCATGTGGACGGGCTCTGCCAGTGAGCGGGCGGTGGCCGCCACCATGCCGATGGTCGTCTGGTTGCGTACCACGTCGGCGCAGGCCATGAAGCGGGCTTTACAGGCGGCCAACCAGGCAAACTCCTACACCCTTGCAATGGCAACTACTCCGCCGTTGCCGGAGATCGAACAGAACCACGTCACACACGCCGTCCTCGAGGCGACGAACTTCCTGGGCGTCAACGCCGTGCCGATCGGGGTGAACGAGTTCGACTACTTCGTACGGATGTGGAACCAGGCCGCCACGGCGATGAACGTGTATCAGGCCGAGACGCAGATGAATCTGCTGTTCGAGCCGATCCCGCCGATGACGCCGATCGTCATCCCCGGGGTCGGGGAGAGCGCCGGTGCCGCCGCGGCGGCACAGGCGGCAGCGCGCGCTCCGATGGGGGTGGCCCGCAACGGGCTCGTCGCCAAAGCCAGCGCCACCGCCAAAATGGAGTCCGTCGGCCTCAACGCCGGCCGGGCGATGGCCCAGGGCAACATGGCCGCCCAACGGTCCCAGGGCGCCGTGCAGAAGGGGCATAACGCTGCTCAGCAGACCGGTCAGCAGCCGCAGGAACAGATGATGCAGCAGGGCGTGCAGATGGGTGTACAGATGGCCGGCCAGATCGGTTCGATGGTCGCTCAGGTCCCGCAACAGTTCGGGCAGATGGTGCAGACCCCGATGCAGATGCTGACGCAGCCGCTGCAGCAGGTGTCGTCGATCTTCGGCCAGCTGGGCGGGAGTCTCGGTGGCGAGAAGGCACAGGCGCAGGTCGGGCTCATCGGTGCAGCGCCCTTCTCCAACCATCCGCTGGCCGGCGGTTCGGGTGCGAGCTCGGGCGCCGGGCTGGTGCGGGCGGCCTCGCTGCCCGGGGCCGGCGGGTCCGCGGCGCGAACCCCGCTGATGGCCGACCTGATCGGTGACAAGATGGGTGCGGCCCCGGTACCTGTCGGTGCCGGCGCGGCGGCAGGGCCGACCGTCGGCGGGCTCGCGCCGGTCGGCGGCGCCGGCGGCGGGACGGGTCCGATGGGGATGGCTGGACAGGGCGCCAAGAGCGGTGGCTCGAAACCGGGGTTGACCGCGCCCGCACCACTGGCCCACGGCCTGGACGAGGACGACGGCGACGATTGGTGA
- a CDS encoding WXG100 family type VII secretion target, with protein sequence MAMNTDIAVLAKEASNFERISGELQGVMRSVDATANSLIPQWRGQAGEAAQAALLRYQEAAAAQIQTLTEISSNIHTSGTQYGSTDDDQAGTLASSMNL encoded by the coding sequence ATGGCAATGAACACCGATATTGCTGTCCTCGCCAAGGAGGCCAGCAACTTTGAGCGAATCTCGGGCGAGCTGCAGGGCGTGATGCGGTCGGTGGACGCGACCGCCAACAGCCTGATCCCGCAGTGGCGCGGCCAGGCCGGCGAGGCGGCGCAGGCGGCGCTGCTGCGCTACCAGGAGGCCGCTGCGGCGCAGATCCAGACCCTGACCGAGATTTCTTCCAACATCCACACTTCGGGCACGCAGTACGGCTCGACCGACGATGATCAGGCCGGCACGCTCGCGTCGTCGATGAACCTCTGA
- the eccCb gene encoding type VII secretion protein EccCb gives MTTSEQKVLREVVLDQLTTGETRAYRMWLPPLTDPTPVNELVERDHQRQPLRFGLGIMDEPRRHRQDIWGVDVSAAGGNIAVGGAPQTGKSTFLQTLIMSAAATHSPREVQFYCVDLGGGGLMYLEDLPHVGGVATRAEPDRVNRVVAEVKAVQRQRERTFKELRVGSIAGYRQMREDPDNPAAADPFGDVFLVIDGWPAFVAEFPDLEPVVQDLAGQGLAFGVHVVISTPRWTELKSRVRDYLGTKIEFRLGDVNETQIDRITREIPPNRPGRAISMEKHHLMMGVPRLDGQRSAANLVPAITSAVAQIAAQHTVRAPQVRVLPERVYLDELDPAPPGPDSDYRTRWRVPLGVRESDLSVAYNEMHMTPHLLVFGAPKSGKTTIAHAVAQAICRRNTPQQVRFMLADYRSALLDAVPQSHLLDAGAVNRNHASLEAAIKALATNLQKRLPPPDLTTAQLRSRSWWSGPDVVLLVDDWHMIVAASGMVPPMAPLAPLLPAAADIGLHIIVTCQMSQAHRATMDKFVGAAYGAGTPTLFLSGEKTEFPSSEIKLRKRPPGQALMVSPDGKEVVQAAYVDPPEEEVFAPPPQGG, from the coding sequence ATGACCACCTCCGAGCAAAAGGTCCTTCGTGAGGTCGTCCTCGACCAGTTGACGACGGGCGAGACCCGCGCCTACCGGATGTGGTTGCCGCCGCTGACCGATCCGACGCCGGTGAACGAACTTGTCGAGCGCGACCATCAGCGCCAGCCGCTGCGGTTCGGGCTCGGCATCATGGACGAACCCCGCAGGCACCGCCAGGACATCTGGGGTGTGGACGTGTCGGCTGCCGGCGGTAACATCGCCGTCGGCGGCGCCCCGCAGACCGGCAAGTCAACCTTCCTGCAGACGTTGATCATGTCGGCGGCGGCCACCCATTCACCGCGTGAAGTGCAGTTCTACTGCGTCGACCTCGGTGGCGGCGGTCTGATGTACCTTGAGGACCTGCCGCACGTCGGCGGCGTCGCCACCCGGGCCGAGCCCGACCGTGTGAACCGCGTGGTTGCCGAGGTGAAAGCCGTTCAGCGGCAACGCGAGCGGACCTTCAAGGAGTTGCGGGTCGGTTCGATCGCCGGATACCGGCAGATGCGGGAGGATCCGGACAACCCGGCGGCCGCCGATCCATTCGGCGATGTGTTCCTGGTCATCGACGGCTGGCCGGCGTTTGTCGCGGAGTTCCCCGACCTCGAGCCGGTCGTCCAGGATCTCGCCGGTCAGGGCCTCGCCTTCGGGGTGCACGTGGTGATCTCCACCCCACGCTGGACCGAGTTGAAGTCCCGGGTCCGCGACTACCTCGGGACCAAGATCGAGTTCCGGCTCGGCGACGTGAACGAGACGCAGATCGACCGCATCACCCGCGAGATCCCGCCCAACCGGCCGGGCCGGGCGATCTCGATGGAGAAACACCACCTGATGATGGGCGTGCCCCGCCTCGACGGGCAGCGCAGCGCGGCCAACCTCGTCCCGGCGATCACGTCGGCGGTCGCCCAGATCGCCGCGCAACACACGGTTCGGGCGCCGCAGGTGCGGGTGCTCCCGGAGCGGGTCTATCTGGACGAACTCGACCCGGCCCCCCCGGGACCCGATTCGGACTACCGCACCCGCTGGCGCGTGCCCCTCGGCGTACGCGAGTCCGATCTCAGCGTGGCCTACAACGAGATGCACATGACGCCGCACCTGTTGGTCTTCGGTGCGCCGAAGTCCGGCAAAACGACGATCGCCCACGCGGTCGCCCAGGCGATCTGCCGCCGCAACACCCCACAGCAAGTGCGGTTCATGCTTGCCGACTACCGGTCGGCGTTGCTGGATGCGGTACCCCAGAGCCACCTTCTCGATGCCGGCGCGGTGAACCGCAACCACGCATCGCTGGAGGCCGCAATCAAGGCGCTGGCGACCAACCTGCAGAAGCGGCTGCCGCCGCCCGACCTGACCACCGCCCAGCTGCGGTCACGATCGTGGTGGAGCGGTCCGGACGTGGTGCTGCTCGTCGACGACTGGCACATGATCGTGGCCGCGTCCGGCATGGTGCCGCCGATGGCGCCACTGGCGCCGCTGCTGCCCGCGGCAGCCGACATCGGTTTGCACATCATCGTGACCTGCCAGATGAGCCAGGCGCATCGCGCCACGATGGACAAGTTCGTTGGTGCGGCGTACGGCGCCGGGACCCCGACGCTGTTCCTGTCGGGGGAGAAGACGGAGTTCCCGTCGAGCGAGATCAAACTGCGTAAACGGCCGCCTGGCCAGGCCCTTATGGTGTCACCGGACGGCAAGGAAGTCGTCCAGGCGGCCTACGTGGATCCACCGGAAGAAGAAGTGTTCGCACCACCCCCACAGGGCGGTTAG
- a CDS encoding YbaB/EbfC family nucleoid-associated protein, with amino-acid sequence MTGDIHPQVAAVLAQAQQLQSIMDAQLDKMKHQTFTAADETETVEVTLDGHQQLTSVRIEDGLLRQGVHVVEHRLNEALQNATEAASAAIEADRERIDAQVAELTESWKP; translated from the coding sequence GTGACCGGCGACATACACCCGCAGGTGGCGGCCGTCCTCGCCCAGGCGCAGCAGTTGCAGTCCATCATGGACGCGCAACTGGACAAGATGAAGCATCAGACGTTCACCGCTGCCGACGAAACCGAGACCGTCGAGGTGACCCTCGACGGGCACCAGCAGTTGACGAGCGTGCGCATCGAGGACGGTCTGTTGCGCCAGGGCGTGCACGTCGTCGAGCACCGGTTGAACGAGGCGCTGCAGAACGCCACCGAGGCGGCGTCCGCCGCGATCGAAGCGGACCGAGAACGGATCGACGCCCAGGTCGCCGAGCTGACCGAATCGTGGAAACCCTGA
- a CDS encoding MinD/ParA family ATP-binding protein, producing the protein MSADYDRLFHSPDAAQTPDEATLHVDRDALMRSNAAAPAPAGGSNHADGAVPPPLPITQPRTQTAPAPPPRHAEITTQMPPTTQMPPTTHMPPTTHMPPTTHMPPTTQMPPTTQAPPAQSPAPQRPPNGMMRTPQTNLPGGARFEAPRQATTPAPRPAPAPPPSAHFADAPPTEAAWPHGQPPAQPAPTSAAAMGNHRAIDALSHVGVKSAVKMPSQRGWRHILYLLTRINLGLSPDELYEMDLHARIRRNARDSYQIGVLGLKGGVGKTAVTVALGSTLAKVRGDRILAIDADPDAGNLADRAGRQSAATIADLLSDKELARYNDIRAYTSMNGANLEVLSSEEYSQARREFNDDDWKGATEVVSRYYNLVLADCGAGLFQPSSRAVLATVSGLVIVASASIDGARQAAVTMDWMRQNGYQDLLSRSCVVINHIVPSKPNIDVDDLVQQFERHVAPGRVIVLPWDKHIAAGTEIHLDLLDKVFQRRIIELAAALSDDFDRLERR; encoded by the coding sequence ATGTCGGCCGACTATGACCGGCTTTTCCACTCCCCGGACGCCGCTCAGACGCCCGACGAGGCGACCCTGCACGTCGACCGCGACGCCCTGATGCGGAGCAACGCCGCGGCGCCGGCACCGGCCGGCGGATCCAACCATGCCGACGGCGCAGTGCCGCCGCCGCTGCCGATCACCCAGCCACGCACCCAGACCGCACCGGCACCGCCACCCCGGCACGCCGAGATCACCACCCAGATGCCGCCAACCACCCAGATGCCGCCAACCACCCATATGCCGCCAACCACCCATATGCCGCCAACCACCCATATGCCGCCAACCACCCAGATGCCGCCAACCACCCAGGCGCCGCCCGCCCAGAGCCCGGCGCCGCAGCGTCCTCCGAACGGCATGATGCGCACCCCGCAGACCAACCTGCCGGGTGGCGCCCGGTTCGAGGCGCCGCGGCAGGCCACCACCCCCGCTCCGCGGCCCGCGCCTGCGCCACCGCCGTCGGCGCATTTCGCCGACGCTCCACCGACGGAGGCGGCCTGGCCGCATGGTCAGCCTCCCGCTCAACCCGCACCGACGTCCGCGGCGGCGATGGGCAACCACCGCGCCATCGACGCGCTGTCCCACGTCGGGGTCAAGTCGGCGGTGAAGATGCCGTCGCAACGCGGCTGGCGCCACATCCTGTATCTACTCACCCGGATCAACCTGGGTTTGTCGCCGGACGAGCTCTACGAGATGGACCTCCACGCGCGGATTCGTCGTAACGCCCGCGACTCCTATCAGATCGGCGTCCTCGGCCTCAAGGGCGGCGTGGGTAAGACCGCCGTCACCGTGGCGCTGGGCTCCACCCTGGCCAAGGTGCGCGGTGACCGGATCCTGGCCATCGACGCCGACCCCGACGCGGGCAACCTCGCCGATCGGGCCGGCCGCCAGTCCGCGGCAACGATCGCCGATCTGCTCTCGGACAAGGAGTTGGCCCGCTACAACGACATCCGGGCCTATACCAGCATGAACGGCGCCAACCTCGAGGTGCTGTCGTCGGAGGAGTACAGCCAGGCCCGCCGTGAGTTCAACGACGACGACTGGAAGGGCGCGACGGAGGTCGTGTCGCGGTACTACAACCTGGTGCTCGCCGACTGTGGGGCCGGTCTGTTCCAGCCCTCGTCTCGTGCGGTTCTGGCGACCGTGTCCGGGTTGGTGATCGTGGCCAGCGCATCGATCGACGGAGCCCGTCAGGCCGCGGTGACGATGGACTGGATGCGCCAGAACGGCTACCAGGACCTGCTGAGTCGGTCCTGCGTGGTCATCAACCACATCGTCCCGAGCAAACCCAATATCGATGTCGACGACCTCGTTCAGCAATTCGAGCGACACGTAGCGCCCGGGCGTGTCATCGTGCTGCCGTGGGACAAGCACATCGCCGCGGGCACGGAGATCCACCTGGACCTGCTCGACAAGGTCTTCCAGCGCCGGATCATCGAGTTGGCGGCCGCCCTGTCTGACGATTTCGACAGACTCGAACGCCGTTGA
- a CDS encoding PE domain-containing protein — protein MQPLEHNPGAAGVGGQVVANGARGLAGGTAATAAVTALVPAGADEVSAMAAATFAAEGAETLALNTFAQEELSRAGAAFVEIAGIYAAVDSANASTF, from the coding sequence GTGCAACCTCTCGAACACAATCCGGGTGCGGCGGGCGTCGGCGGCCAGGTCGTCGCCAACGGTGCACGGGGGCTCGCCGGCGGCACGGCGGCTACCGCGGCGGTGACCGCGCTGGTTCCGGCTGGCGCCGACGAGGTGTCGGCGATGGCCGCCGCCACCTTCGCCGCCGAGGGTGCCGAGACCCTGGCGCTGAACACCTTCGCCCAGGAGGAGCTGTCCCGCGCCGGCGCGGCGTTCGTGGAGATCGCCGGTATCTACGCCGCCGTCGACTCGGCCAACGCCAGCACGTTCTGA